In Tsuneonella dongtanensis, a single window of DNA contains:
- a CDS encoding D-alanine--D-alanine ligase has product MGNPAGGAAVNARHHVAVLMGGWANERPVSLMSGEGVAKALEARGHRVTRIDMDRQVAARIAEAAPDVVFNALHGVPGEDGTVQGMLDLMGVPYTHSGLATSVIAIDKELTKHALVPHGIPMPGGRIVESESIYEKDPLARPYVLKPVNEGSSVGVAIVTDESNYGNPIRKDVKGPWQEFERLLAEPYIRGRELTAAVLDDGTGPRALTVTELVPKSGFYDFDAKYTDGMTDHICPAQVPERIFKLCKAYAVQAHVLLGCNGCSRTDFRWDDEQGEDGLFVLETNTQPGMTALSLVPEQARHCGISYEDLVEALVEEALARAKKHG; this is encoded by the coding sequence ACGAGCGCCCCGTCAGCCTGATGTCGGGCGAGGGCGTCGCCAAGGCACTCGAGGCGCGCGGGCATCGTGTCACGCGGATCGACATGGACCGACAGGTCGCGGCGCGCATTGCCGAGGCGGCACCCGACGTCGTGTTCAACGCGCTCCACGGCGTGCCGGGCGAGGACGGGACGGTGCAGGGCATGCTCGACCTGATGGGCGTGCCCTATACGCACTCGGGCCTCGCAACATCGGTCATCGCAATCGACAAGGAACTGACCAAGCACGCGCTCGTGCCGCACGGTATCCCCATGCCCGGCGGACGGATCGTCGAGAGCGAGAGCATCTACGAGAAGGACCCTCTTGCGCGTCCATACGTCCTGAAGCCGGTCAACGAGGGCAGCTCGGTGGGCGTCGCGATCGTCACCGACGAGAGCAATTACGGCAACCCGATCCGCAAGGACGTGAAGGGCCCGTGGCAGGAGTTCGAGCGGCTGCTCGCGGAGCCCTACATTCGCGGGCGGGAGCTGACCGCGGCGGTGCTCGACGACGGCACCGGGCCGCGCGCGTTGACAGTGACCGAGCTCGTTCCCAAGTCGGGTTTCTACGACTTCGACGCGAAGTACACCGACGGGATGACCGACCACATCTGCCCCGCGCAGGTGCCGGAGCGCATCTTCAAGCTGTGCAAGGCCTACGCGGTGCAGGCGCACGTGCTGCTCGGCTGCAACGGCTGCAGCCGCACCGACTTCCGCTGGGACGACGAACAGGGCGAGGACGGGCTGTTCGTGCTCGAAACCAACACCCAGCCGGGAATGACCGCGCTCAGCCTCGTGCCCGAGCAGGCAAGGCACTGCGGCATCAGCTACGAGGACCTGGTCGAGGCGCTGGTCGAGGAGGCGCTTGCAAGAGCGAAGAAGCATGGCTGA
- a CDS encoding cell division protein FtsQ/DivIB: MAETINRKGKGVRRSAAAQSRAATARKAKAKTSGAVGGVLALLPFTEEQLHKVFLAVILGGAVAMAWFVASLAGVPALAQAQVAAVASGAGFEVRRVQVSGVDRMNELKVYERVLAERDRPMPLVDLDAIRGDLLGLSWVSDARVSRQLPDTLVVDVVERTPRAALKKPGRLVLIDGEGHELEPISEANAKGMLKVAGPGAARQVAALDELLDAAPALKAQVAEAEWVGNRRWNLTFKTGQVLALPHGPDASAGALVQFARLDGVNRLLGGKVAAFDMRAPDRIYMRIPGRAQQALETKAAASGGAQ; encoded by the coding sequence ATGGCTGAGACGATCAATCGCAAGGGCAAGGGCGTCCGCCGCTCGGCAGCCGCGCAAAGCCGCGCAGCGACGGCGCGCAAGGCCAAGGCGAAGACCAGCGGCGCGGTCGGCGGCGTACTGGCGCTGCTGCCGTTCACCGAAGAGCAGCTGCACAAGGTATTCCTCGCGGTGATCCTCGGCGGAGCTGTCGCGATGGCATGGTTCGTCGCCAGCCTGGCGGGCGTTCCCGCGCTGGCGCAGGCGCAGGTCGCGGCGGTTGCGAGCGGTGCCGGGTTCGAGGTGCGCCGCGTCCAGGTCAGCGGCGTCGACCGCATGAACGAACTCAAGGTCTACGAGCGGGTGCTGGCCGAGCGGGATCGGCCCATGCCGCTGGTCGACCTCGATGCGATCCGCGGAGACCTGCTCGGCCTGTCGTGGGTGTCCGATGCGCGGGTCAGCCGCCAGCTTCCCGATACCCTGGTGGTCGATGTGGTCGAACGCACCCCGCGCGCCGCGCTGAAGAAGCCCGGACGGCTGGTGCTGATCGACGGCGAAGGGCACGAGCTCGAACCGATTTCGGAAGCCAACGCCAAGGGGATGCTCAAGGTCGCCGGGCCCGGTGCCGCACGCCAGGTCGCCGCGCTCGACGAACTGCTCGACGCCGCGCCCGCGTTGAAGGCCCAGGTCGCCGAGGCCGAATGGGTCGGCAACCGGCGCTGGAACCTGACCTTCAAGACCGGGCAGGTGCTTGCCCTGCCGCACGGGCCCGATGCCTCTGCCGGCGCGCTGGTCCAGTTCGCTCGGCTCGACGGGGTGAACCGGCTGCTCGGCGGCAAGGTTGCCGCTTTCGACATGCGTGCGCCCGATCGCATCTACATGCGCATTCCGGGCCGGGCGCAGCAAGCGCTCGAAACGAAGGCCGCGGCATCGGGAGGGGCGCAGTAA
- the ftsA gene encoding cell division protein FtsA — protein MGLPRIARVFGAVNVGSFRISAMIMGLSETGELIVLGSGNRASQGIKRGYVTDMAAATYAIRDAVERAEKNAGTSISSVWVGCSGAGLASRVAKVEIDIGGRRIEEDDIEHLLLAARDSIQPDGRMVLHAQPAHYTLDGAHGVANPRGLHAERLGVDIHVMLADGAPVRNLIEAVQNAHLDVEAVVAAPIAAGHACLTPEERELGTALVEIGGEVTNVALYAGGMLLGLTAIPFGSSDITDAVAGAFGIRRDQAQRLKSRYGSAIASPSDYKDMVPVNGPGDEKAAPTARGADDQNRVPRAELVSVITEQLSKLTDEIGRALKGMGFTGAKGGQVVVTGGGSELAGIAEFLQIALGRPVRVGKPPALRGLGEASATPSFVTLAGLCLYAADDPVDIRSIGPKHTATTRYSGVGLVNRVVRAMREYF, from the coding sequence ATGGGCCTGCCGCGCATCGCCCGCGTGTTCGGGGCCGTCAACGTCGGTAGCTTCCGCATCTCGGCGATGATCATGGGCCTGTCGGAGACGGGCGAACTGATCGTGCTCGGCAGCGGCAACCGCGCGAGCCAGGGGATCAAGCGCGGTTACGTGACCGACATGGCCGCCGCCACCTATGCCATCCGCGATGCGGTGGAGCGGGCGGAGAAGAATGCCGGGACCTCGATCTCGAGCGTCTGGGTAGGGTGCTCCGGAGCAGGCCTCGCCAGCCGGGTCGCGAAGGTCGAGATCGACATCGGCGGCCGCCGGATCGAGGAAGACGACATCGAGCACCTGTTGCTCGCAGCGCGCGATTCGATCCAGCCCGACGGGCGCATGGTGCTCCACGCGCAGCCCGCGCACTACACGCTCGACGGGGCGCACGGGGTCGCCAACCCGCGCGGCCTTCACGCCGAGCGGCTTGGCGTCGACATCCACGTGATGCTCGCCGACGGCGCGCCGGTGCGCAACCTGATCGAAGCAGTGCAGAACGCCCACCTCGATGTCGAGGCGGTCGTCGCCGCGCCGATCGCCGCCGGGCACGCCTGCCTGACGCCCGAAGAGCGCGAGCTTGGAACGGCGCTGGTCGAGATCGGCGGGGAAGTGACCAACGTGGCGCTCTATGCGGGCGGAATGCTTCTGGGGCTGACGGCCATCCCGTTCGGTTCGTCGGACATCACCGATGCCGTCGCGGGTGCCTTCGGCATTCGCCGCGACCAGGCGCAGCGCCTCAAGAGCCGCTATGGCTCGGCCATCGCCAGCCCCAGCGATTACAAGGACATGGTCCCCGTCAACGGGCCGGGTGACGAGAAGGCGGCACCCACCGCACGCGGCGCGGACGACCAGAACCGCGTGCCGCGCGCCGAATTGGTTTCGGTGATCACCGAACAGCTGTCCAAACTCACCGACGAGATCGGGCGGGCGCTGAAGGGCATGGGCTTCACCGGCGCGAAGGGCGGGCAGGTCGTCGTCACCGGCGGCGGATCGGAACTCGCCGGGATCGCCGAATTCCTCCAGATCGCGCTCGGACGCCCGGTCCGCGTCGGCAAGCCGCCCGCCCTGCGCGGTCTCGGCGAAGCGAGTGCGACGCCCAGTTTCGTGACGCTTGCCGGACTTTGCCTTTACGCCGCCGACGACCCGGTCGACATCCGCTCAATCGGCCCCAAGCATACCGCGACGACCCGCTATTCCGGTGTCGGCCTCGTCAATCGCGTGGTTCGCGCGATGCGGGAGTATTTCTGA